gaatgtacaaaaatgagaaataacttaataaaataatttgttattaatagcataaaacataaaatattatgttactatattaatattaacaatttggttgttaatttacagataacatttgtaattttagttttgtatacaacagaaaattatttaaaaaatatattttacatgaatCTACTTCTTCTTTCTCAGGTGAAGACGGTACAATTCGTCCTCGAGCACGAAGGCTCCAGCTCGTTCCCAGCAACCATCTCCAAGGAACCAGGTACTTCCTACACTTCATCTACATCCTCAGTCCTTCAACCATCAACATCCTCCTcgacttcctcctcttcctcctcttcctcctcaacctcctcctccacgtcgTCAAAATCCATCACTGAGTTAGGAGGCAACACCGATTTGTTTAATCTAGGTGGAGGGTTTGAATCCCTCAGCCAGCCTAGTACAAGCTTTGTGTCCACTCACACCATCACCTGCACCAAGAAGATCACTATCATGACACCGGATGGGCCAGAGGAAAGGGTGGAGCAGATGTCAGGCTCAGAGTGCCAGAACCAATTCTTCCCCAGCCTCGGCCAgggctcctcttcctcctcctcttcctcttttactAAGACCACCTACACCAGTGACACTAAAGGAAGCCTCTTTGGAGATACCAAAGGGTTCGGGGATCCATTCAGCTCTGACCTTGGCAGATTCACGGCGACCGATGCAGACGATGACCTTCCTGATATCCACGCCCGGAGTGTGAAGACTGCGCGTGTCGAGCGGCAGGCCGATTATATAGGACAAGGTACCAAAACATCAGACCTGGAGTAAAATCTTCAAAGGCCAGAACGGCACATTCAGCTAGACAGCATGCTTTAGCATCAGCTAGCTTGTAGCTAGCCCTATGTACCAAAATGTTGAAGTGAACATAGTAATTGTCATTGTTTATTACAAGAGCttaaatatttttcactttcctGGTGATGTATGTGGTTGTCACTGAGGAATTCTGGGTCATTGTGTAATTAAAGAAACAATGTAAATTAAAGGTAACTTTTCTGTCTTCAAAACAACTGGATATGAATTCTTAACAAGTGTTTTGCAAAGTGAGGTACTCAGGTTGTGATGCAAAGAAAAATCCTGCTGACTCCGGGGTTAATTCATCAAATATCACTGCAGTAAAATTCAGCTAGCCGAGCCAAATCCCGTCCAAGCTAACTCGCGGTCTTGCGGTGTGCCCCTCTCTTTTTGCAGATTGCATTGAAGCCAATCGGAACCACCTGAAAGGGGAAACGAACGGACTGTTTAAGATCAGACCCGGCAGCACAGGCTCCACAGATGTAGTGGAGGTTTACTGCCACCAGGAGGGTCTAATGGGTGGGTGGTTGTTAGTCCAGCAAAGAGAGAGTGGCGTGCTCAGCTTCAACCGCTCCTGGGCCGAGTATCGCAATGGGTTTGGTTCAGTCGACGCAAAAGGCAAGGGGGAGTTCTGGATAGGCAACCAGAACCTCCACTTGTTGACTAATCAGGGTGAAACTATGCTAAAAGTGGAGCTGGAGGATTGGGAAGGGGGTGTAGCCCGTGCTGAGTACATGATCAGGGTAGGTTCAGAGGAGGAAGGGTACCCACTGCATGTGTCCGGGTATAACGGGGATGCCGGGGACGCTCTGGTGGTGCCTCAGTCTGATATGGCATCTTACCTGTCCCACAACAGGATGAAATTCAGCACCTTTGACAAGGACAATGACAAGTGGGAGGAGAATTGTGCAGAGCTGTTCGGGGGTGGGTGGTGGTACAACAACTGCCAGTCAGCTAACTTGAATGGGATTTATTATAAAGGCACATACGACGTGGAGAAAAACACGCCGTACGAGGTTGCAAATGGAGTCGTGTGGGGGACGTTTAAACCGCAAAATTACAGCCTGAAAACAGTTCGGATGTTCATTCGAGGCATTGCTTTTTAACAGGGCATGaccaaaaaacataaaaattactTTTCTAcacatttctgtatttaaagtctaaaaaaatcaccaaatcGAAGGTGGTTTCAGACCTTTAGACCGTTGATCTGTTCGTGAATCATTCCCAGATTGCAAAATCAAGTCAAACAGTGTTAGCGTGCCGCCATGGGTATTTGTGTTGATTCTTCTTTGTTTGTCAGCAGTCTGTGTAAATGCCATTGACCTGTTTGTTAGCATGAACTGACCAATGTTCTCCCTGTTGTGTAACTCTGTACAGAGCAATGACCGAACTCTGCTCAGTCAATAAAGAGTCAATGTTCACTTCAGCCACTGTGGTCTGTGGTGTTATTTCAatctgaataattaaaaaactcATGTTATACATTTCCTTCGAGGCTCAGGGGAAAAAGGTCCGTAACAGGGTTAAATTCAATCTTTTAAAGTTTAGGTTCATTCAAGATTACAAATAAAGAGAGGCGGCTAAGATGTTCATGTATTCTTACTATTTAACAATCTAAATGATTAATAGCACTACTCCATAAAGAAGTTTTTATAATTTC
Above is a genomic segment from Larimichthys crocea isolate SSNF chromosome XIV, L_crocea_2.0, whole genome shotgun sequence containing:
- the fga gene encoding fibrinogen alpha chain; this translates as MIGGCVRAAFSSKTSHRGRTTATKMERLNLLVCLLLIGVASSMANMLDPRGARPVEHGTRDEKCATEKEWPFCTSDQWGPKCPSGCRIQGLMDKYDHGLLKRVEKIRSLLDQYKGKHRSADLVSKQTYDYLKEKLTIDSGYDNNYYDLAQRLRQRITDMKIRIDRQLRTLAALKDRVKDQVADMQKLEVDIDIKLRSCKGSCEGYAEYSIDQSSYLELDKQVNQLDSQSAQAIESVGTLYVMKSKTLQDSHAVDGIFKSKVIATGAAAQEVQDIFPEVKTVQFVLEHEGSSSFPATISKEPGTSYTSSTSSVLQPSTSSSTSSSSSSSSSTSSSTSSKSITELGGNTDLFNLGGGFESLSQPSTSFVSTHTITCTKKITIMTPDGPEERVEQMSGSECQNQFFPSLGQGSSSSSSSSFTKTTYTSDTKGSLFGDTKGFGDPFSSDLGRFTATDADDDLPDIHARSVKTARVERQADYIGQDCIEANRNHLKGETNGLFKIRPGSTGSTDVVEVYCHQEGLMGGWLLVQQRESGVLSFNRSWAEYRNGFGSVDAKGKGEFWIGNQNLHLLTNQGETMLKVELEDWEGGVARAEYMIRVGSEEEGYPLHVSGYNGDAGDALVVPQSDMASYLSHNRMKFSTFDKDNDKWEENCAELFGGGWWYNNCQSANLNGIYYKGTYDVEKNTPYEVANGVVWGTFKPQNYSLKTVRMFIRGIAF